The segment CCAATGGCAACCCTTTGGGTGCGCCTGCCAGACTAGCAAACGATCCCTTATCGCGACCGGTGTTAGTCGATTTTGTAGATTATCCCACCACAGCACGCGGCGACAATCTAGCGACCCCTGCCGATACTCGCCTGCAATGTACTAGCCCAAACCAGCCCCCTATTCCTCCCTCAACCAGTGCTTTCACGAATCCCAGTTTTGTAGCTTGTGTCAGCAGTGCAACTGCTACAGGGGCAGCGGGTGGGACTTCTAGCCCAACTAACCAAAATGTGATCCTGTTCCTAAGAGGCAACCCGACAGGCAAAGCAGGGGTTAAGATAGCACCGCTTATAGCTGTTAAAACTCAAGCGGTTGCGCGTGGTGTTATCGATAAAAAACCTAATTAGTCGCTTTTGCAATTGCTTGGAAATATCCGGCTGAAAATAGGAGACGCACATGAAGCCTAAATTAAAGAAAGCGATCGCTGGTTTCACTCTAATAGAAATGTTAGTTGTTATAACCATCATTGGTATTTTGGCAGCGATCGCTGGCCCTAGTTGGTTAGGATGGTTAACCAGACAACGGGTAAACTCTGCCCAGTCTGAAGCATTGACCGTGCTGCGGCAAGCCCAAGCGAACGCCAAAAGAGAAAAAAGACTTTGGCAAGCTTGCTTTCGGGACGACGGAACTAAAGTTACATGGTCTTTGCAACCCGTGCCAGATGATACTCCCACTTGTCTGGCGACAAGTCCTTGGAATAATCTG is part of the Argonema galeatum A003/A1 genome and harbors:
- a CDS encoding prepilin-type N-terminal cleavage/methylation domain-containing protein, with product MKPKLKKAIAGFTLIEMLVVITIIGILAAIAGPSWLGWLTRQRVNSAQSEALTVLRQAQANAKREKRLWQACFRDDGTKVTWSLQPVPDDTPTCLATSPWNNLTDESSDLIAIDTAKSTFTSGGANTYRVQFQYKGLLVETPSQIGKITFGTRISPGSQGVRDGTRRCVFVETLLGGMSAGNDNECLR